The following proteins are encoded in a genomic region of Pelodictyon phaeoclathratiforme BU-1:
- a CDS encoding helix-turn-helix transcriptional regulator: protein MKQSRPPLVRIQYIDQQLREQTWPNCTRLARYFEVSTKSIQRDIDYMRDLLHAPIEFDSKKNGFHYSKKDWSFLPSTILDRQEAEALIVTRKVLSQYQGTPYYEEVNRALDKVLQYLPGTLSASQVSEIYSFESFSLASIDNRVFAVIEDAIRNKLKLNLAYRAFWNSKETERVVHPYRLHFSHTKENWSLFGYCELRQEIRSFVVSRIREVSLTIEHFTIPASFSIDRYIEESFEQIHEERIHDVAIRFTAYQAQWISEHRWHATQQIEEHEEGSVVLKMRVGALDALMHWVMRYGKEAEVLEPAELREMIREELRCTQKIYENPH, encoded by the coding sequence ATGAAGCAATCGAGACCGCCGCTGGTTCGGATTCAGTATATCGACCAGCAACTTCGCGAACAGACCTGGCCGAACTGCACCAGGCTTGCCCGCTATTTCGAGGTTTCAACCAAAAGCATTCAGCGAGATATCGATTACATGCGCGACCTGCTTCATGCGCCGATTGAGTTCGACAGCAAAAAAAACGGTTTCCATTACTCGAAAAAGGATTGGAGCTTTCTGCCCTCAACCATTCTTGACCGTCAGGAGGCTGAGGCGTTGATTGTTACCAGAAAGGTGCTATCGCAATATCAGGGCACTCCCTACTATGAGGAGGTGAACCGGGCGCTTGACAAGGTGCTGCAGTATCTGCCGGGAACCTTGTCGGCCAGTCAGGTTTCCGAAATCTATTCCTTTGAATCGTTTTCACTGGCATCAATTGACAACCGGGTTTTTGCCGTCATTGAAGATGCGATCCGCAACAAGTTGAAGCTCAATCTTGCCTACCGGGCGTTCTGGAACAGCAAGGAAACGGAGCGGGTTGTGCATCCCTATCGTTTGCATTTTTCTCACACAAAGGAAAACTGGTCGCTGTTTGGATATTGTGAACTGAGGCAGGAGATCCGCTCTTTTGTTGTCAGCCGCATCAGGGAGGTATCGCTGACTATAGAGCATTTCACCATTCCTGCATCATTTTCCATTGACCGCTATATCGAGGAGAGCTTCGAGCAAATTCATGAGGAGCGCATTCATGATGTGGCCATCCGGTTCACCGCCTACCAGGCGCAATGGATCAGCGAGCACCGCTGGCATGCAACCCAGCAGATCGAAGAGCATGAGGAGGGATCGGTTGTTCTGAAGATGCGGGTCGGCGCTCTCGATGCCCTGATGCACTGGGTTATGCGTTATGGAAAAGAGGCCGAGGTGCTGGAACCGGCAGAACTGCGGGAGATGATCAGGGAGGAGCTGAGGTGCACACAAAAGATCTATGAGAATCCCCATTGA
- a CDS encoding ADP-ribosylglycohydrolase family protein produces MNRDDGAIIDRAEGCMLGQLAGDALGSLVEFQSPGEILRHYPDGVRVMADGGTFNTLAGQHTDDSEMALLLARSLVKRGRYDAEAVRKEYQWWVDSEPFDMGNTIYQAFHGKRSFTSEANALTHSHRLCVQANAIFAMAIAHAIRTGSKPEELYAAMLSWMQKMDIEQKLSDAIHRAADKKPADYVTLQGWVLIAFQNALYQLLHVSSVEEGVVNTIMQGGDTDTNAAIAGALLGAVHGRTSIPETWIMTLQNCRPKFTNPNVHCPRPECLWPIDVLELARQLL; encoded by the coding sequence ATGAACAGAGATGATGGAGCGATCATCGATCGAGCAGAAGGGTGTATGCTTGGTCAACTTGCTGGCGATGCTTTAGGGAGTTTGGTGGAGTTTCAGTCGCCCGGTGAGATTCTTCGTCACTATCCCGATGGAGTCAGGGTAATGGCCGATGGCGGAACGTTCAACACCCTTGCCGGTCAACATACCGATGATTCCGAAATGGCGCTACTCCTTGCCCGTTCCCTTGTAAAAAGAGGCCGCTATGATGCTGAAGCTGTACGCAAAGAGTATCAGTGGTGGGTTGATTCTGAGCCATTTGACATGGGGAATACTATTTATCAGGCCTTTCATGGAAAGCGGAGTTTTACAAGCGAGGCAAACGCCTTAACCCATTCCCATCGTCTCTGCGTGCAGGCAAATGCGATTTTTGCAATGGCAATCGCTCACGCTATCCGTACCGGATCAAAGCCAGAGGAGCTTTATGCTGCAATGCTCTCATGGATGCAGAAAATGGATATTGAACAAAAACTGAGTGATGCTATTCACCGTGCTGCCGACAAAAAGCCTGCTGATTACGTCACTCTGCAGGGTTGGGTTCTTATCGCGTTCCAGAATGCACTCTACCAACTGCTTCATGTCTCAAGCGTTGAAGAGGGGGTGGTCAACACCATCATGCAGGGAGGTGATACCGATACCAACGCGGCAATTGCAGGCGCACTCCTTGGCGCAGTACATGGTCGCACATCCATTCCGGAAACATGGATCATGACGCTGCAGAATTGTCGACCTAAATTCACGAATCCCAATGTGCATTGTCCCCGTCCGGAATGCCTGTGGCCAATTGACGTTCTCGAACTTGCCCGTCAACTGCTTTAA
- a CDS encoding DUF4339 domain-containing protein: MTATEQSSPNDKLWFYESGGERKGGVSEDEIINIIKSGTLSQGSVVWKKGFADWMKIENTELRSHLDESMPPPLTGEYVKNTVIWVLAFGPILGYMLEYFVAGSVYSDSQYHSYLVERAVSKGEFWYITLILNIALATWDEMQLKKAGTNTNRFHGWVWLVPVYLYQRAKALKHNQAYFIVWIVCFVLILAGT, translated from the coding sequence ATGACAGCAACAGAACAATCTTCCCCGAACGATAAGCTTTGGTTTTATGAGAGCGGTGGAGAACGTAAAGGTGGGGTTTCTGAGGACGAAATCATAAACATCATTAAAAGCGGAACCTTGTCTCAAGGATCGGTGGTCTGGAAAAAGGGATTCGCAGACTGGATGAAAATTGAAAATACTGAATTGCGGTCGCACCTTGATGAGAGTATGCCTCCGCCCCTAACCGGGGAGTATGTAAAAAACACGGTTATTTGGGTTCTTGCGTTCGGCCCGATACTTGGATATATGTTGGAGTACTTTGTTGCTGGCTCGGTGTATTCTGACTCACAGTACCATTCGTATCTGGTGGAAAGAGCCGTTTCCAAAGGAGAGTTTTGGTATATCACGCTTATTTTGAACATAGCTCTGGCTACCTGGGATGAGATGCAACTCAAAAAGGCAGGGACGAACACGAATAGGTTTCATGGCTGGGTATGGCTCGTTCCGGTATATCTCTATCAACGAGCAAAAGCCCTCAAACACAATCAGGCGTATTTTATCGTATGGATTGTTTGCTTTGTATTGATTTTGGCTGGAACATAA
- the ltrA gene encoding group II intron reverse transcriptase/maturase — MTKPYEISKELVLKAYQQVKSNGGAAGVDRESLQAFETKLKDNLYKVWNRLSSGSYFPPPVRGVGIPKKSGGVRMLGVPTVADRVAQSVVKMVLEPILEPVFHEDSYGYRPGRSAHDAIAVVRKRNWEYDWVVEFDIKGLFDNIDHELLMRALRKHCQTPWVFLYVERWLKAPMETPEGELIERTKGTPQGGVVSPLLANLFLHYAFDRWVSENLPGVPFCRYSDDGVLHCKSKIQAELVKRKIGERFRECGLELHPDKTQIVYCRDSNRKDEHPVNQFTFLGFTFCSREAKKKDGTYFIGFLPGVSRDALRHMRQTIRRWKLQLKNSLELADLSAQFNPILRGWKNYYTRFYGSAMAPVWQHMNYYLAHWMMRKYKQLSGHKTRASRKLRLLAEENPNLFAHWKAGYTSMAR, encoded by the coding sequence ATGACAAAGCCATATGAAATTTCCAAAGAACTTGTCTTGAAAGCGTATCAACAAGTGAAATCTAATGGAGGTGCAGCCGGTGTAGACCGAGAATCGTTACAGGCATTTGAAACAAAACTGAAAGACAACCTGTACAAGGTATGGAACAGGCTCAGTTCCGGCAGTTATTTTCCGCCGCCGGTAAGGGGTGTGGGCATTCCGAAGAAATCTGGAGGAGTGCGTATGCTTGGTGTTCCAACCGTGGCGGACAGGGTAGCTCAAAGCGTTGTAAAAATGGTGCTTGAGCCCATATTGGAACCAGTTTTTCATGAAGATTCGTATGGTTATCGTCCGGGGCGTTCAGCTCATGACGCTATAGCTGTAGTGAGGAAGAGAAATTGGGAATATGATTGGGTTGTAGAATTCGACATCAAGGGGCTGTTTGATAACATCGATCATGAGTTGTTAATGCGCGCTCTTCGGAAACATTGCCAAACTCCTTGGGTTTTTCTTTACGTAGAGCGGTGGCTAAAGGCACCGATGGAGACCCCGGAAGGTGAGCTGATAGAACGGACAAAAGGAACGCCCCAAGGGGGAGTGGTGAGTCCACTGTTGGCGAACCTGTTTCTGCACTATGCGTTTGACCGGTGGGTGAGCGAAAATCTACCCGGTGTGCCGTTTTGTCGGTACTCCGATGATGGCGTTCTTCACTGTAAAAGCAAGATACAGGCAGAGCTGGTAAAGCGAAAGATTGGTGAGCGTTTTCGTGAGTGCGGATTAGAGTTACACCCTGATAAGACGCAAATAGTGTATTGCAGGGATAGCAATCGCAAGGACGAGCATCCAGTAAATCAGTTTACATTTCTTGGTTTTACCTTCTGTTCACGGGAAGCCAAGAAGAAAGATGGAACTTACTTTATTGGGTTTCTGCCGGGAGTAAGCCGGGATGCACTGCGACACATGCGGCAGACGATCAGAAGGTGGAAGCTACAGCTCAAAAACAGCTTGGAACTTGCGGATTTATCAGCACAGTTCAACCCGATACTGAGGGGATGGAAGAACTACTACACGCGATTTTACGGTTCAGCAATGGCTCCGGTTTGGCAACACATGAACTATTACTTGGCACACTGGATGATGAGAAAGTACAAGCAATTGAGTGGGCACAAAACCAGAGCAAGCAGAAAACTGCGACTTCTGGCGGAAGAGAATCCAAACTTATTTGCGCATTGGAAAGCGGGGTATACCTCGATGGCTAGATGA
- a CDS encoding type II toxin-antitoxin system VapC family toxin: MEEEISRGDSSAAQQRLDKVTEIQSFLISDEAVRIADLLLAEKAVPKGSEEDALHIGIAVAQGADFLLTWNFKHINNAEKKAAITRLIESAGYACPQLCSPEELGGMQDD, translated from the coding sequence GTGGAAGAGGAGATCAGCAGAGGTGATTCATCAGCCGCACAGCAACGGCTTGATAAAGTTACTGAAATCCAGAGCTTTTTAATCTCAGATGAGGCAGTCAGGATAGCTGATTTGCTTTTGGCTGAAAAAGCAGTACCGAAAGGAAGCGAAGAAGACGCTTTGCACATAGGAATTGCCGTAGCACAAGGTGCGGATTTTCTTTTAACATGGAATTTCAAGCATATAAACAATGCTGAAAAAAAGGCGGCCATTACTCGGCTTATTGAATCTGCCGGGTATGCATGTCCGCAATTATGTTCACCTGAAGAGTTAGGAGGAATGCAGGATGATTAA
- a CDS encoding ISL3 family transposase, which translates to MQKLTEHYQQLLGFPAIWEVDDVNLSVSGLKIEVHLRFVGDEVICPQCGVRGKAYDKAPEQRWRHLDTMQFETIIIARIPRCQCETCGVKTIAVPWAAPHSRFTLMFEGFAVALLQHCSSVQAASNILKLDWHAVDQIMKRAVERGLLRREPDDVVHVGMDEKSFRSGQKYITILNDLDKSRVLDVIEDRTLTATKKLLGTLSKQQRKAVKSVSLDMWQAFATATHKLLPAADIVHDRFHISKYLNDAVNKVRHQESQELKKDGDTRLVGSKYTWLRNPEKMTKSQKTRFNELIACEFKTGVAWVLKNIFRDFWNCSSGLRGEIFFAYWCELVDKTKLKPLIKVKDMMERHKGNILNYFKHQVSNAISEGINSKIQLIKATARGFRGFESYRTRILFYCGKLDMKI; encoded by the coding sequence ATGCAAAAACTAACCGAGCATTACCAGCAATTACTGGGATTTCCTGCCATCTGGGAGGTCGATGATGTCAACCTTTCCGTTTCTGGTCTGAAGATAGAAGTTCACCTCCGTTTTGTAGGCGATGAAGTAATATGCCCTCAATGTGGGGTGCGCGGGAAAGCCTATGACAAGGCCCCTGAACAACGTTGGCGGCATCTTGATACCATGCAGTTTGAAACCATCATCATAGCACGCATTCCCCGTTGTCAGTGCGAAACGTGTGGTGTGAAGACCATAGCAGTCCCTTGGGCGGCCCCCCATTCCCGTTTTACCCTCATGTTTGAAGGTTTTGCCGTTGCTCTGCTCCAGCACTGTTCCAGTGTACAAGCGGCCTCAAATATACTCAAGCTTGATTGGCATGCTGTGGATCAGATTATGAAACGTGCTGTAGAGCGAGGACTTCTACGCCGTGAGCCCGATGATGTAGTGCATGTAGGTATGGACGAAAAAAGCTTCAGGTCGGGCCAGAAATACATCACCATACTCAATGATCTTGATAAAAGCCGAGTACTTGATGTCATTGAGGATCGGACACTGACAGCAACGAAAAAGCTGTTAGGAACCCTTTCAAAACAACAACGAAAGGCAGTTAAGTCGGTATCGCTGGATATGTGGCAAGCCTTTGCAACAGCTACACATAAGCTCCTTCCTGCGGCTGATATTGTTCACGACCGGTTTCACATCAGCAAATATCTTAATGACGCAGTTAACAAGGTTCGGCATCAGGAATCACAGGAACTGAAGAAAGATGGGGATACAAGGTTGGTTGGCTCGAAATACACCTGGCTTCGAAATCCCGAAAAGATGACCAAGAGCCAAAAAACACGGTTTAACGAGTTGATAGCATGCGAATTTAAGACCGGTGTGGCTTGGGTGTTGAAGAATATCTTTCGTGATTTCTGGAACTGCTCATCAGGACTGAGGGGCGAGATATTTTTCGCGTACTGGTGTGAGTTAGTCGACAAGACAAAACTGAAGCCACTGATAAAAGTGAAAGATATGATGGAACGTCATAAAGGGAACATTCTCAATTACTTCAAACATCAAGTCAGCAACGCTATATCGGAAGGAATAAACAGCAAAATCCAGTTAATAAAAGCAACTGCTCGAGGGTTTCGAGGCTTCGAAAGCTATCGAACAAGGATCCTCTTTTACTGTGGGAAACTGGATATGAAAATCTGA
- a CDS encoding HEAT repeat domain-containing protein, with product MVNMVEGNNQQQPEASCSAVERITRIHDMVQQWKKAPERVALFMQLAQDDRNVLVRLEALDNLLTESNNDPQIEAFIKQRFHVEQNEAIKLAIIYRNDRSDMTQAMIRMIADTEQSRDEEVAGILEKRAGADLFKSFHNGELQFDTEESVVYELRQAYLLRFARERMHEPDTFVWLKERAENASSEIIRQTALHEIARGWFTVPGTLQWLQQRGQLDEDPGVRTAAFEEIALRFPDLPGVLEWLKERGELDEDPGVRAAVFEEIALRFPDLPGILEWLKKRGELDEDPYARHAAQVTIKNYSSTEAKNMDDTSLPFETLAALINAVDNPVILLEGRRSIPADAYEQASAAARFLAATFPQARFRSGNATGSDEAFSKGVADVDPARLQVVAPYGNHRKNARFEGATYQYPDALTLGQKEQIVAKTIFSSPKYSTLMGLSGKTGSLAAKADYLLRDTMKVVGFSEEFPKVTAALFYVDPCYPMSGGTGHTIRVCQKEGVPVAFQHEWAKWIR from the coding sequence ATGGTAAATATGGTAGAAGGCAATAATCAACAACAACCGGAAGCCAGTTGCTCTGCGGTAGAAAGGATTACCAGGATTCATGACATGGTGCAACAATGGAAAAAAGCACCCGAAAGAGTTGCACTCTTCATGCAGTTGGCACAGGATGACAGAAACGTGCTTGTCAGGCTTGAAGCCCTTGATAACCTGTTGACCGAGAGCAATAATGACCCGCAGATAGAGGCGTTTATCAAGCAACGGTTCCATGTTGAACAAAACGAGGCCATAAAACTTGCGATCATTTACCGCAATGACCGGTCGGATATGACACAGGCAATGATTCGGATGATTGCGGATACCGAGCAGAGCAGAGATGAAGAAGTTGCCGGAATACTTGAAAAAAGAGCGGGAGCGGATCTCTTTAAATCTTTCCATAATGGAGAACTGCAGTTTGATACCGAGGAATCAGTAGTCTATGAGTTGAGGCAGGCGTATCTGTTACGATTCGCCCGTGAACGAATGCACGAGCCAGATACCTTTGTGTGGCTCAAAGAACGGGCGGAGAACGCTTCGAGTGAGATTATCCGGCAGACAGCCCTGCATGAGATTGCACGAGGATGGTTCACCGTTCCGGGTACACTGCAGTGGCTGCAGCAGCGGGGCCAGCTTGATGAAGATCCTGGAGTCCGGACTGCTGCATTCGAGGAAATAGCACTGCGGTTTCCGGATTTACCCGGCGTTCTGGAATGGCTAAAGGAACGAGGCGAGCTTGATGAAGATCCTGGAGTCCGGGCTGCTGTATTCGAGGAAATAGCACTGCGGTTTCCGGATTTACCCGGCATTCTGGAATGGCTTAAGAAACGAGGCGAGCTTGATGAAGATCCCTATGCTCGTCATGCTGCACAGGTAACAATCAAAAATTATAGCTCTACGGAGGCAAAAAATATGGATGACACCAGCCTTCCTTTTGAAACGCTTGCTGCTCTGATTAATGCCGTTGATAACCCGGTCATACTTCTTGAAGGGCGCCGCTCGATTCCTGCTGATGCGTATGAGCAGGCCTCTGCTGCAGCACGGTTTCTTGCTGCAACATTTCCCCAAGCACGCTTCCGCTCAGGCAATGCGACCGGCTCAGACGAGGCATTCTCAAAAGGTGTTGCCGACGTTGATCCAGCCCGGCTGCAGGTGGTTGCTCCCTATGGGAACCATCGAAAAAATGCCCGATTTGAGGGCGCCACTTACCAATACCCCGACGCGCTTACGCTTGGTCAAAAAGAGCAAATCGTTGCCAAAACAATCTTTTCCTCCCCGAAATACTCCACATTGATGGGGCTGTCTGGCAAAACAGGCTCTCTTGCCGCCAAGGCCGACTATCTGCTCCGTGACACCATGAAGGTTGTCGGCTTTTCAGAAGAGTTCCCGAAAGTTACGGCTGCGCTCTTTTATGTTGATCCCTGCTACCCAATGAGTGGCGGCACCGGCCACACCATCCGCGTCTGCCAGAAAGAGGGCGTTCCGGTGGCGTTTCAGCATGAGTGGGCAAAATGGATAAGGTAG
- a CDS encoding YbjN domain-containing protein — protein sequence MRLATLVEEFLADLGWVDGIETEERFEGDAGLRVITEVRITIENQTYRLFIDTIEKSQWLMLTLYPPFKVNEGKYVDACMLFNYFNNNYLYGGRIAVDDDGTIRYRQIIDVSDTDPSKNLIKNMLENGIDMFEQHAEAIALVSLTKKSYEAIREDIEKKAEIERVRKMGDQ from the coding sequence ATGCGTCTTGCAACACTTGTTGAAGAGTTTCTCGCCGATCTTGGCTGGGTAGACGGGATTGAGACCGAGGAACGGTTTGAGGGTGATGCCGGCTTACGGGTCATTACCGAAGTCAGGATCACCATAGAAAACCAGACATATCGGCTCTTTATCGACACCATTGAAAAGTCGCAATGGCTCATGCTTACTCTTTACCCGCCCTTCAAGGTGAATGAAGGAAAGTATGTTGATGCCTGTATGCTCTTCAATTATTTCAACAACAATTACCTTTATGGGGGACGCATAGCCGTTGACGACGATGGAACCATACGCTACCGTCAGATTATTGATGTCAGTGACACCGATCCATCAAAAAACCTGATCAAGAATATGCTGGAAAACGGCATAGATATGTTTGAACAGCATGCAGAAGCCATTGCCCTTGTTTCTCTGACAAAAAAATCCTACGAAGCCATCCGTGAGGATATTGAAAAGAAAGCAGAGATTGAAAGAGTTAGAAAAATGGGTGATCAGTGA
- the rhuM gene encoding RhuM family protein produces MTNSDLLIYQAPDGRIKIDVRLDDETVWLTQAHLCELFQKSKATISEHIKHIFEEGELNEESVVRNFRTTATDEKSYDVRYYNLDVIISVGYRVKSQQGTRFRIWATQRLKEYIVKGFLLNDERFKSGSSMNYFTELQERIREIRLSEHFFYQKIKDIYTTSIDYDPGAESTIAFFKVVQNKLLWAISTQTAAELVYHRADASLPLMGMQSFDKTGVPLRKGDVSIAKNYLNEGEIKLLGLLVEQYLAFAEVMAQQRTPMYMRDWIQRLDSIIQLNHILNK; encoded by the coding sequence ATGACCAACTCCGACCTGCTTATCTACCAGGCCCCTGATGGTAGAATAAAAATAGATGTACGGCTTGATGATGAAACGGTCTGGCTGACACAGGCGCATCTATGTGAACTCTTTCAGAAGTCAAAAGCAACCATCAGCGAGCATATCAAGCATATCTTTGAAGAGGGTGAGTTGAACGAAGAGTCAGTTGTTCGGAATTTCCGAACAACTGCGACAGATGAGAAAAGCTATGATGTTCGATATTACAATCTGGACGTGATTATCTCGGTTGGCTACCGTGTCAAATCGCAGCAGGGCACGCGGTTCCGGATATGGGCGACGCAGCGGCTCAAGGAGTATATCGTAAAAGGTTTTTTGCTGAATGATGAGCGGTTCAAGAGTGGCAGTTCGATGAACTATTTTACGGAACTGCAGGAACGCATCCGCGAGATCCGGTTGTCGGAACATTTCTTTTACCAGAAGATCAAAGATATCTACACCACCAGCATCGATTATGATCCCGGAGCTGAAAGCACCATAGCCTTTTTCAAGGTGGTGCAGAATAAGTTACTCTGGGCAATCAGTACACAGACAGCAGCGGAACTGGTTTATCACCGTGCTGATGCTTCACTGCCACTGATGGGAATGCAATCTTTTGACAAAACGGGCGTACCTCTCCGCAAGGGCGATGTGAGTATCGCAAAAAATTATCTCAATGAAGGTGAAATCAAGTTGCTTGGCCTGCTGGTGGAGCAATACCTTGCTTTTGCGGAAGTGATGGCGCAGCAGCGAACGCCGATGTACATGAGGGATTGGATTCAGCGCCTCGATTCGATTATTCAGCTCAATCACATACTCAATAAATAA
- a CDS encoding Fic family protein: protein MPDFNILDKLKQRLDSYRPLPPEIVANLHEDLVLRWTYNSNAIEGNTLTLKETKVALEGITVGGKTIREHFEAINHREAIYYVEAMVQPHEPLTEWKIKSIHQLILKNIDDAHAGVYRKTNVIIAGADHVPPDALHVESEMQGFINWYKEQAPSLHPVERAARVHADFVKIHPFTDGNGRTSRLLMNLELMKDGYPPVVLPVEKRLEYYEALDAAHTKQDYEPFLALIAEVVEAGFKPYWHALGVHQ, encoded by the coding sequence ATGCCTGATTTCAATATACTCGACAAGCTGAAACAAAGGCTTGACTCCTACCGGCCGCTGCCGCCGGAGATTGTTGCCAATCTTCACGAAGATCTTGTTCTGCGCTGGACGTACAACTCGAATGCTATCGAAGGCAATACCCTGACGCTCAAGGAGACGAAAGTTGCCCTTGAGGGAATAACGGTTGGTGGTAAAACCATCCGGGAGCATTTCGAGGCGATCAATCACCGGGAAGCCATCTATTATGTTGAAGCGATGGTTCAACCGCATGAGCCGCTCACGGAATGGAAGATCAAGTCGATCCATCAGTTGATCCTGAAGAATATCGATGATGCTCATGCTGGTGTGTACCGGAAAACCAATGTGATCATTGCCGGTGCCGATCACGTCCCGCCAGACGCCCTGCATGTTGAAAGCGAAATGCAAGGGTTCATCAACTGGTACAAAGAACAAGCGCCTTCGCTTCATCCAGTTGAACGAGCGGCAAGGGTTCATGCCGATTTTGTAAAAATCCATCCCTTCACTGATGGCAATGGCCGAACATCTCGCCTCTTGATGAACCTTGAGCTGATGAAGGACGGGTATCCGCCAGTGGTTCTTCCGGTAGAAAAGCGACTGGAGTACTACGAGGCTCTGGATGCCGCCCATACGAAGCAGGATTACGAGCCATTTCTGGCTCTGATCGCCGAGGTTGTCGAGGCAGGATTCAAACCATACTGGCACGCTTTGGGAGTACATCAATGA
- a CDS encoding HAD family hydrolase: MAKKLVNMAIAYDFDGTLAPGNMQEYDFIPKLRMKSKGFWDEVSCYAREQNADQILAYMYLMLKKAESAEVQVRKSDFHKYGEQIQLFLGVAEWFQRINEYGRAKNIRVEHYIVSSGLREMVEGTSIVKEFKAIYASGFMYDHHGVARWPALAINYTTKTQYLFRINKGSLEVYDNSVINRYVLPEERPVPFENMIFIGDGETDIPCMRLVKEQGGHSISVYNSNKNGAKKAAEQLLFDKRVTLIAPADYREGKIIDLAVKAMVDKVEARSKIFGLI, from the coding sequence ATGGCAAAAAAACTGGTGAATATGGCGATTGCCTATGATTTCGATGGCACGTTGGCACCGGGTAACATGCAGGAGTATGATTTTATTCCAAAACTTCGCATGAAATCAAAGGGTTTCTGGGATGAGGTATCGTGCTATGCTCGGGAACAGAATGCTGATCAGATTCTGGCTTATATGTATCTGATGCTGAAAAAAGCTGAAAGTGCAGAGGTTCAGGTAAGAAAGAGTGATTTTCACAAATACGGTGAGCAGATACAACTTTTTCTCGGGGTGGCTGAATGGTTTCAGCGTATAAATGAGTATGGCAGGGCGAAAAATATCCGGGTCGAACACTACATCGTCTCGTCAGGTCTCAGGGAAATGGTTGAGGGAACCTCCATAGTCAAAGAGTTTAAGGCGATTTACGCTTCAGGTTTTATGTACGATCATCACGGTGTCGCACGCTGGCCAGCCCTTGCCATCAACTACACCACAAAAACTCAGTACCTTTTCCGGATCAACAAGGGCAGTCTGGAGGTGTATGATAACAGCGTCATCAACAGATATGTCTTGCCCGAAGAACGGCCAGTGCCCTTTGAAAACATGATTTTCATCGGAGACGGAGAAACCGATATTCCTTGTATGAGGCTAGTCAAGGAGCAGGGCGGACATTCGATCTCTGTGTATAATTCAAATAAAAATGGAGCTAAAAAAGCCGCAGAGCAATTGCTTTTTGACAAAAGGGTGACGCTCATTGCTCCTGCTGATTACCGTGAAGGCAAGATAATCGATCTGGCGGTGAAGGCGATGGTTGACAAGGTTGAAGCTCGATCGAAGATTTTTGGATTGATATAA
- the dinD gene encoding DNA damage-inducible protein D, which produces MSSKEIEKRHYKTFEEIKQTGRNGSDYWMARQLAKILDYAEFRNFLPVIEKAKRACQNSGQPVENHFVEMHEMVPIGSGAERKMESYAFSRYACYLIVQNSDPSKPVIANGQTYFAIQTRRQELADDEAFKRLKEEEKRLFLRNEMREHNKQLVETAQQAGVETTLDFAIFQNHGYQGLYGGLDAKGIHQRKGLKKSQHILDNMGSTELAANLFRATQTDEKLRRENVQGKTMANKTHFDVGKKVRQTIKELGGTMPEDLPKPEEDLKKLERRAQSPEKKLGGGMNELE; this is translated from the coding sequence ATGAGCAGCAAGGAAATAGAAAAAAGACATTACAAGACTTTTGAGGAGATTAAGCAGACTGGTAGAAATGGCTCAGACTATTGGATGGCTCGGCAACTGGCCAAGATTCTCGATTATGCGGAATTTCGCAATTTTTTACCGGTTATTGAGAAAGCTAAAAGGGCTTGTCAAAATAGCGGGCAACCGGTTGAAAACCATTTCGTGGAGATGCACGAGATGGTTCCGATTGGATCGGGTGCTGAGCGCAAAATGGAATCCTATGCGTTTTCCCGTTATGCCTGTTATCTGATTGTGCAGAATAGCGATCCTTCCAAGCCTGTTATCGCCAACGGTCAGACCTATTTCGCTATCCAGACGCGCCGGCAAGAGTTGGCTGACGATGAGGCTTTCAAGCGACTCAAGGAGGAGGAAAAACGCCTGTTTCTTCGTAACGAAATGCGCGAGCACAACAAACAATTGGTGGAAACTGCTCAACAGGCGGGGGTGGAAACCACTCTTGATTTTGCCATTTTTCAGAATCACGGTTACCAGGGACTTTATGGCGGACTGGATGCCAAGGGCATTCATCAACGCAAAGGTCTGAAAAAAAGTCAGCATATCCTCGATAATATGGGCAGCACAGAGTTGGCAGCCAATCTCTTTCGTGCTACGCAGACAGATGAAAAACTCCGCAGGGAAAATGTTCAGGGAAAGACCATGGCCAACAAGACTCATTTTGATGTCGGTAAAAAAGTACGCCAGACCATCAAGGAACTGGGCGGTACCATGCCCGAAGATTTACCGAAACCTGAAGAGGATCTGAAAAAACTGGAGCGACGGGCGCAATCCCCGGAGAAAAAGCTGGGTGGAGGCATGAATGAACTGGAATAG